In Streptomyces sp. RFCAC02, the following proteins share a genomic window:
- a CDS encoding DUF433 domain-containing protein: MAYSTRMAAALSGATVGQLRTWRRDRGHGPILCPELSARPVLYSFRDVLALRAFARLRQNVSLQMIRKALAHLKKSGEVEHLSSYSLVADGDSIVLVGRDDHATDLVRRPGQRVVATMADILQPFAPRAGVVVPHLLMPSPHVSVDPGTQGGQPVIVGTRVPFDAVAELIEGGVPPEKISDYYPGVTADAARDAAAFALYVDSYDTGPRAA; the protein is encoded by the coding sequence ATGGCGTACTCGACCCGTATGGCCGCGGCCCTCTCAGGGGCGACAGTCGGGCAGCTCCGCACGTGGCGCCGGGACCGTGGCCATGGGCCGATCCTGTGCCCGGAACTCTCCGCGAGGCCCGTCCTGTACTCCTTCCGCGACGTGCTGGCGCTGCGGGCGTTCGCACGCCTTCGCCAGAACGTGTCGCTCCAGATGATCCGCAAGGCGCTCGCCCACCTGAAGAAGTCAGGAGAGGTCGAGCATCTGTCCAGCTACTCCCTGGTGGCCGACGGCGACTCGATCGTGCTGGTGGGCCGGGACGACCACGCCACCGACCTGGTGAGGCGCCCCGGTCAGCGAGTGGTCGCCACGATGGCGGACATCCTTCAGCCGTTCGCCCCCCGTGCGGGCGTCGTCGTCCCGCACCTCCTGATGCCCAGTCCGCACGTCAGCGTCGACCCCGGGACGCAGGGCGGGCAGCCGGTCATCGTCGGCACACGGGTCCCGTTCGATGCCGTCGCCGAACTGATCGAGGGCGGCGTCCCACCCGAGAAAATCAGTGACTACTACCCCGGCGTCACCGCGGACGCCGCCCGCGACGCGGCCGCGTTCGCCCTCTACGTGGACAGCTACGACACGGGACCACGCGCTGCCTGA
- a CDS encoding ABC transporter permease codes for MSAALPDPSRLRPRDTVRVAASGLRTRPLRVVLSALGIAVGIAAMVAVVGISASSRAEVDERLRALGTNLLTVTPGSSMTGGNAELPGESVDMVDRLDQVTSVSAVGTLADTAVYRNDGIDEAETNSLAVSAARTDLLDTVGGTVAAGRWLDDAVGSYPAVVLGADAADLLGISPERADGSVSVWLGGEWFTVVGILDPVALAPELDSAALIGWQAAEDLAGDSVPPSVLYERSDESAVEEVSELLPATVNPEVPSEVLVSRPSDALAAQEAADETLTTLLLALGGVSLLVGGIGVANTMVIAVLERRSEIGLRRALGATRAHIRRQFLGESVLLAGLGGIGGAVIGGGVTMAFATSRDWPFALPLWVLLGAAGATVFVGALAGAYPAARAARMPPTAALSTA; via the coding sequence ATGAGCGCCGCGCTGCCCGACCCCTCGCGGCTGCGGCCCCGCGACACGGTGCGGGTCGCCGCCTCAGGTCTGCGGACCCGTCCGCTGCGGGTCGTGCTGTCCGCGCTCGGGATCGCGGTGGGCATCGCCGCCATGGTCGCCGTCGTCGGCATCTCGGCCAGCAGCCGGGCCGAGGTGGACGAGCGGCTCCGGGCGCTCGGCACCAACCTGCTGACCGTCACCCCCGGCTCGTCCATGACCGGCGGCAACGCGGAACTCCCGGGCGAGAGCGTCGACATGGTGGACCGCCTCGACCAGGTGACGTCGGTGTCCGCCGTCGGGACCCTCGCGGACACCGCCGTCTACCGCAACGACGGCATCGACGAGGCCGAGACCAACTCCCTCGCGGTCAGCGCCGCCCGCACCGACCTGCTCGACACGGTCGGCGGTACGGTCGCGGCCGGCCGCTGGCTCGACGACGCGGTGGGCTCGTACCCGGCCGTGGTGCTGGGCGCGGACGCGGCCGACCTGCTCGGCATCTCGCCGGAGCGGGCCGACGGCAGCGTGAGCGTCTGGCTCGGCGGCGAGTGGTTCACGGTCGTCGGCATCCTCGACCCGGTGGCGCTCGCGCCCGAGCTGGACTCCGCCGCGCTGATCGGCTGGCAGGCCGCCGAGGACCTGGCGGGCGACTCCGTCCCGCCGTCCGTCCTGTACGAGCGGTCCGACGAGTCCGCCGTCGAGGAGGTCTCCGAGCTGCTGCCGGCCACGGTCAACCCGGAGGTGCCCTCCGAGGTCCTCGTCTCGCGCCCCTCGGACGCGCTGGCGGCCCAGGAGGCGGCCGACGAGACCCTCACCACGCTGCTGCTCGCGCTCGGCGGGGTGTCCCTGCTGGTCGGCGGCATCGGCGTGGCCAACACGATGGTCATCGCGGTGCTCGAACGCCGCTCCGAGATCGGTCTGCGCCGCGCCCTGGGCGCCACCCGCGCGCACATCCGCCGCCAGTTCCTCGGCGAGTCGGTGCTGCTGGCGGGCCTCGGCGGAATCGGCGGCGCGGTCATCGGCGGCGGCGTGACGATGGCCTTCGCGACGAGCCGCGACTGGCCCTTCGCACTCCCCCTGTGGGTGCTGCTGGGCGCGGCGGGAGCGACGGTGTTCGTCGGCGCACTGGCCGGCGCCTACCCGGCGGCCCGGGCAGCCCGCATGCCACCGACCGCGGCACTGTCCACGGCGTGA